A part of Paenarthrobacter sp. A20 genomic DNA contains:
- a CDS encoding Sir2 family NAD-dependent protein deacetylase: protein MSQGRPGVGMTGFASMAPAPAPQLDHHELDAVGQALGVLSGKRLAVLTGAGLSTDSGIPDYRGPGSAPRNPMTFQEFIGSEANRRRYWARNHLGWSHLRHADPNAGHAAVALMERRGLLSGLITQNVDRLHEDAGSVNVVDLHGRFDQVICLESGHIFSRRLIAAILEEINPGFLADALESGVVEMAPDADATVEDPELITSFVMAVCPICGGTLKPDFVYFGENVPKDRVERAYAMVDEAGALLVAGSSLTVQSGLRFVRHAAKAAKPVIIINRGPTRGDGFAELKLELGVSGALDYLSRNLPDLSGPEASIGVSLES, encoded by the coding sequence ATGAGCCAGGGCCGGCCCGGAGTAGGCATGACTGGTTTTGCCAGCATGGCTCCGGCTCCCGCACCGCAACTTGACCATCACGAGCTTGATGCTGTTGGACAGGCACTCGGAGTCTTGAGCGGCAAGCGCCTGGCCGTACTTACGGGAGCGGGGCTGAGTACAGATTCCGGTATTCCCGACTACCGGGGGCCAGGTTCTGCGCCCCGTAACCCAATGACCTTCCAGGAGTTCATTGGCAGTGAGGCCAACCGGCGCCGCTATTGGGCCCGGAATCACTTGGGATGGTCCCACCTGAGGCACGCCGACCCCAACGCCGGGCATGCCGCCGTCGCGCTGATGGAGCGCAGGGGGCTACTATCGGGCCTCATCACCCAAAATGTGGACCGGCTCCACGAGGATGCCGGCAGCGTCAACGTGGTGGATCTCCACGGGCGATTTGACCAGGTGATCTGCCTGGAAAGCGGCCATATCTTCAGCCGGCGGTTGATCGCGGCGATCCTTGAGGAAATCAATCCAGGGTTCCTTGCTGATGCGCTGGAGTCCGGAGTGGTGGAAATGGCCCCGGATGCTGATGCCACAGTTGAGGATCCAGAACTCATTACCTCATTCGTTATGGCTGTTTGTCCCATCTGCGGTGGGACGCTCAAGCCTGACTTTGTCTATTTTGGCGAGAACGTACCCAAGGACCGGGTCGAGCGCGCGTACGCCATGGTTGATGAGGCGGGTGCGCTCCTGGTTGCAGGCTCGTCCCTGACGGTGCAGAGCGGACTTCGGTTCGTACGTCACGCCGCGAAAGCCGCAAAACCCGTGATCATCATCAACAGGGGACCCACGCGTGGAGACGGGTTTGCCGAACTGAAATTAGAGCTCGGCGTCAGTGGCGCGCTGGACTATCTGTCCCGAAATCTCCCTGATCTTTCCGGGCCTGAAGCCTCGATTGGTGTTTCTCTCGAATCATGA
- a CDS encoding IclR family transcriptional regulator — protein MADSRTTRSEGLGASSPAPAVTRAAAVLEALAGSPSGRLTLSDLSRELGIPKSSTSNLLLALEEARLITRQGADFALGRKLVELGAAYLSRLDEVQEFYKYCEQAPTLSGETVRIAMLDGDHVIYLARYEGHPAVRLTSNIGDKMPVSLCSVGKALLAQLHDHDIESMFPDGMELPVMTANSLRTAEELKAQVVAIRKQGFAFEDEESTVGVVCLAVPVPTHGAHGPSLGLSVTALKATYSEEQGALMVKELKELARSLGNPMG, from the coding sequence ATGGCCGATTCCCGCACCACCCGTTCCGAAGGGCTGGGCGCTTCGTCGCCTGCACCTGCAGTGACCCGCGCAGCGGCAGTTCTTGAGGCACTTGCTGGATCTCCGTCAGGCCGCCTCACTCTGAGTGATCTTTCGCGGGAACTGGGTATTCCCAAGTCGTCCACGTCGAACTTGTTGCTGGCGCTGGAGGAAGCACGCCTCATCACCAGGCAGGGTGCAGACTTTGCACTGGGCAGGAAGCTGGTGGAACTTGGTGCCGCCTACCTCAGCCGCCTCGATGAGGTGCAGGAGTTCTACAAATATTGCGAGCAGGCTCCAACGCTCTCTGGTGAGACCGTGCGCATTGCCATGCTCGACGGCGATCACGTTATCTACCTGGCCCGCTACGAGGGGCATCCCGCAGTGCGGCTGACGTCCAATATTGGCGACAAGATGCCGGTTTCGCTGTGCAGCGTCGGTAAGGCGCTGTTGGCGCAACTGCACGATCACGACATCGAGTCCATGTTCCCGGACGGCATGGAACTCCCTGTGATGACCGCCAACTCCCTCCGCACGGCTGAAGAACTCAAGGCCCAGGTGGTGGCCATCCGCAAGCAGGGATTCGCCTTCGAGGACGAAGAGTCAACGGTTGGTGTCGTTTGCCTTGCCGTGCCCGTACCCACTCATGGCGCCCACGGCCCAAGCCTGGGCCTCTCTGTGACCGCCCTGAAGGCAACCTACTCGGAAGAGCAGGGCGCGCTTATGGTCAAGGAACTTAAGGAGTTGGCACGATCCCTCGGCAACCCCATGGGTTAA
- a CDS encoding peroxiredoxin yields MTDVRLAPAPGVVPQPGQPAPDFELVNQFGEPVRLSDYRGRNVVVVFYPFAFSGICTGELCEIRDNIAAFEESDAVVLAVSVDSKFTLRAYSQQEGYGFDLLADFWPHGAVARAYGVFDDVSGMALRGTFIIDASGVVRYVVVNPRGQARDFTEYRRALTALGQQ; encoded by the coding sequence GTGACCGATGTTCGGCTGGCGCCGGCCCCCGGCGTGGTTCCGCAGCCGGGGCAGCCTGCGCCGGACTTTGAGTTGGTGAACCAGTTTGGCGAACCCGTTCGCCTCTCCGACTATCGGGGCCGCAATGTGGTGGTCGTGTTCTATCCCTTTGCGTTCTCCGGTATTTGCACTGGAGAGTTGTGTGAGATTCGCGACAATATCGCGGCTTTCGAGGAATCGGACGCTGTGGTGCTTGCAGTCTCTGTGGACAGCAAATTCACACTGAGGGCCTACTCCCAACAGGAAGGCTACGGCTTTGACCTGCTGGCCGATTTCTGGCCGCATGGTGCGGTAGCCCGGGCCTACGGTGTTTTTGACGACGTCAGCGGCATGGCATTGCGGGGAACCTTCATCATCGATGCCTCTGGAGTTGTGCGGTACGTCGTGGTCAATCCGCGCGGCCAGGCACGTGACTTTACTGAATATCGTCGCGCGCTCACGGCGTTGGGGCAACAGTAG
- a CDS encoding MFS transporter, with the protein MLVITRTNARLAAEADDAVVEPEQLRRATLASSVGSALEYYDFYIYGLASALIFGPLFFSPLGPDGALIASFATYGVGFAARPFGGLIFGYIGDRFGRKMVLILTIALMGTASFAIGLLPTFEQAGMLGAVLLVTLRIIQGLGAGAEQAGATTLISEVAPRRRRGFYASLPFVGIQLGTLLGAGTFALIAMADKSVLQGWLWRVPFLASFILIAVAIFIRLKLKETPAFQELEKHKNVVKNPIGALWKHSKKNVLLGIGLRMGENGNSSIYSALLVSFMSMPAGVFAGNNSIGPVGLLIAAGFAAVLVVTFGALSDKYGRVPVYRYGALFQAIIAVPAFYLVTLGNVTLVWGVMAVGIAIGVQSMLGPQCPLLPELFGSQYRFTGVAMSREISAVLAGGLAPLLGALMLAATNHSWLVLAIYSLVLALISFVTTFFTPETAGRDLVSTEDAK; encoded by the coding sequence GTGCTTGTGATAACTCGTACTAATGCACGGCTCGCAGCTGAGGCTGACGACGCTGTTGTTGAGCCGGAACAGCTACGCCGGGCAACACTGGCAAGCTCCGTGGGCTCAGCCTTGGAGTACTACGATTTCTACATCTATGGATTGGCTTCCGCGCTGATCTTTGGCCCATTGTTCTTTTCCCCATTGGGCCCGGACGGTGCTTTGATCGCCTCCTTCGCCACGTATGGCGTCGGTTTCGCCGCCCGACCCTTTGGCGGTTTGATCTTTGGCTACATCGGCGACAGGTTCGGCCGCAAAATGGTCCTGATCCTCACCATCGCCTTGATGGGAACGGCAAGCTTTGCCATCGGATTGCTTCCCACCTTCGAGCAGGCCGGAATGCTCGGGGCGGTCCTGCTGGTGACCTTGCGGATCATCCAAGGCCTTGGCGCCGGCGCTGAGCAGGCAGGCGCCACCACGCTGATCTCGGAAGTGGCTCCGCGCCGCCGTCGTGGTTTCTACGCATCACTGCCGTTCGTCGGCATCCAGTTGGGTACGCTCCTCGGTGCAGGCACCTTCGCCCTGATCGCCATGGCCGACAAGTCCGTCCTGCAGGGCTGGCTGTGGCGCGTACCGTTCCTGGCCAGCTTTATCCTGATCGCGGTGGCCATCTTCATCCGGCTCAAGCTGAAGGAAACCCCTGCGTTCCAGGAGCTTGAGAAGCACAAGAACGTGGTCAAGAACCCCATTGGTGCCCTGTGGAAGCACTCCAAGAAGAACGTGCTCCTGGGTATCGGTCTCCGTATGGGCGAAAACGGCAACTCGTCGATCTATTCGGCACTGCTGGTCTCGTTTATGAGCATGCCGGCAGGTGTTTTTGCTGGAAACAACTCAATCGGTCCTGTGGGCCTGCTGATCGCCGCAGGATTCGCTGCCGTCCTGGTGGTGACATTCGGTGCTCTCTCCGACAAATACGGCCGCGTACCGGTGTACCGCTACGGCGCATTGTTCCAGGCGATCATTGCCGTTCCTGCCTTCTACCTGGTCACCTTGGGGAACGTCACCCTCGTGTGGGGTGTCATGGCTGTCGGCATCGCCATCGGCGTCCAGTCGATGCTGGGCCCCCAGTGCCCGCTGCTGCCGGAATTGTTCGGATCCCAGTACCGCTTCACCGGCGTTGCCATGAGCCGGGAAATCTCAGCCGTCCTTGCCGGCGGACTCGCTCCGCTGCTGGGTGCTCTCATGCTGGCGGCCACCAACCACTCGTGGCTGGTTTTGGCCATCTACTCGCTGGTCCTGGCCCTCATCTCCTTCGTGACCACCTTCTTCACGCCGGAGACGGCCGGACGAGACCTCGTCAGCACGGAAGACGCAAAGTAA